A genomic segment from Ramlibacter agri encodes:
- a CDS encoding DUF4166 domain-containing protein, producing MTPPSLYQQVLGSDFARLPSPLRHFHALEGAHVLQGWAEVAAPASPVARLLAWCLGAPLSAQRGPIRFELRADAMGETWTRYFPGKRMQSRLTHAAGHVVERLGFARLFFTLKGGAELLEMKLVRLRFLGVPCPSWLLPAIVAEESATPGQLHFRVQASLPWIGVVASYRGYLELPDGGCR from the coding sequence ATGACGCCGCCGTCCCTGTACCAGCAAGTCCTCGGCTCGGATTTCGCCCGGCTGCCTTCGCCCCTGCGGCACTTCCATGCCCTCGAGGGCGCGCATGTCCTGCAAGGGTGGGCCGAAGTCGCAGCGCCCGCTTCGCCAGTGGCGCGCCTGCTGGCCTGGTGCCTGGGCGCGCCGCTGAGCGCGCAACGCGGTCCCATCCGGTTCGAGCTGCGGGCAGACGCGATGGGGGAAACCTGGACGCGTTACTTTCCCGGCAAGAGGATGCAGTCGCGCCTGACCCACGCCGCCGGGCACGTCGTGGAGCGCCTGGGCTTCGCGCGCCTCTTCTTCACGCTGAAGGGCGGCGCCGAACTGCTGGAGATGAAGCTCGTGCGCCTGCGCTTCCTGGGGGTGCCTTGCCCGAGCTGGCTGCTGCCGGCCATCGTCGCGGAAGAGAGTGCAACGCCGGGCCAACTACACTTTCGCGTGCAGGCTTCGCTGCCCTGGATAGGCGTCGTCGCCAGCTATCGCGGATACCTGGAGTTGCCTGACGGGGGATGCCGGTGA
- a CDS encoding cytochrome b, whose product MAPRQEPVSWRYSTPAIVLHWVLAALIVFMASLGWWMMTIEREPQGPYWFGIHRSVGLIVFTLVVLRLLWRAFHKPAPLPSDMPAWQVKVSHWTHWLLYLWMLLLPLTGIIGSEYSRAGLAFFGIPLPAGVTPDRATAQQFFEIHSTLVWLLVILVVLHVLAALKHLLVNHDAVFRRMWPRRASR is encoded by the coding sequence ATGGCACCCCGGCAAGAACCCGTCTCCTGGCGCTACTCCACGCCAGCCATCGTCCTGCACTGGGTGCTGGCCGCCCTCATCGTCTTCATGGCCAGCCTGGGCTGGTGGATGATGACCATCGAGCGCGAGCCGCAAGGCCCTTACTGGTTCGGCATCCACCGCTCCGTCGGCCTCATCGTGTTCACGCTGGTGGTGCTGCGCCTGCTCTGGCGCGCTTTCCACAAGCCGGCGCCGCTGCCCTCGGACATGCCTGCGTGGCAGGTGAAGGTATCGCACTGGACGCACTGGCTGCTGTACCTGTGGATGCTGCTGCTGCCGCTGACCGGCATCATCGGAAGCGAGTACTCGCGCGCCGGCCTCGCCTTCTTCGGCATCCCTTTGCCCGCCGGCGTGACGCCCGACCGCGCGACCGCCCAGCAGTTCTTCGAGATCCACTCGACGCTGGTGTGGCTGCTGGTGATCCTGGTGGTGCTGCACGTGCTGGCCGCGCTGAAGCACCTGCTGGTGAACCATGACGCCGTCTTCCGCCGGATGTGGCCCAGGCGGGCGTCCCGATGA
- a CDS encoding MFS transporter, producing MTATTSPAAGAGGMRSAILLLSIGAFFSGAGLRICDALIPRLARDFAITPGTAGRVVLTFAIAYGLSQLAFGPLGDRYGKARMVTVALFGCAIGAAACALAPGFNALTGLRMVWGLAAAGVMPLSMAWIGDAVPYEQRQGMLARLLMGTLTGMMAGQLAGGLFADSTLGWRGAFAMLAVGYGATAVLLLLRLRHIGMNAAPRSGSVGFVAQLSTVLREPWALRVLAAVFAEGVLLLGPMAYLPAYLHQRYGLTLSAASGLVALYAVGGLVYAMAARHIVQRWGERRMVLAGGIVMGLAWLALYLSPLFWLAGPAALFLGFGTYLYHNTLQTNATQMAPTARGTAVAMFAFCFFFGQAMGVSWAGWAFDQFGAAPLLLIPAVGLPLAGWWFAREMRKRGVS from the coding sequence GTGACTGCTACCACCTCTCCCGCGGCCGGCGCCGGCGGCATGCGCTCCGCCATCCTGCTGCTTTCCATCGGCGCCTTCTTCAGCGGCGCCGGCCTGCGCATCTGCGACGCGCTGATCCCGCGCCTGGCGCGCGATTTCGCCATCACGCCCGGCACGGCAGGCCGCGTGGTGCTGACCTTCGCGATCGCCTATGGCCTGTCGCAACTGGCCTTCGGGCCGCTGGGCGACCGCTACGGCAAAGCGCGGATGGTGACCGTCGCCCTCTTCGGCTGCGCCATCGGCGCGGCCGCCTGTGCGCTGGCGCCTGGCTTCAACGCATTGACTGGCTTGCGCATGGTGTGGGGCCTGGCCGCCGCGGGCGTTATGCCCTTGTCGATGGCCTGGATCGGCGACGCCGTGCCTTACGAACAGCGCCAGGGCATGCTGGCCCGCCTGCTGATGGGAACCCTGACCGGCATGATGGCCGGCCAGCTGGCGGGCGGCCTGTTCGCCGATTCGACGCTGGGGTGGCGCGGTGCGTTCGCGATGCTGGCGGTGGGCTACGGAGCGACGGCGGTGCTGTTGTTGCTGCGGCTGCGGCACATCGGCATGAACGCCGCGCCGCGCAGCGGCAGCGTGGGTTTCGTTGCGCAGCTGTCCACGGTGCTGCGTGAGCCTTGGGCGCTGCGCGTGCTGGCTGCGGTGTTCGCGGAAGGCGTTCTTCTGCTGGGGCCGATGGCGTATCTGCCCGCGTACCTGCATCAGCGCTATGGCCTGACACTTTCCGCCGCTTCCGGCCTGGTCGCGCTCTATGCGGTGGGTGGGCTGGTGTACGCGATGGCGGCGCGGCACATCGTGCAGCGCTGGGGCGAGCGGCGCATGGTGCTGGCCGGCGGCATCGTGATGGGCCTGGCCTGGCTGGCCTTGTACCTGTCGCCCTTGTTCTGGTTGGCTGGCCCCGCTGCCTTGTTCCTCGGCTTCGGGACCTACCTGTATCACAACACCCTGCAGACCAATGCGACGCAGATGGCGCCGACGGCCCGCGGGACGGCCGTGGCGATGTTCGCGTTCTGCTTCTTCTTCGGGCAGGCGATGGGCGTGAGCTGGGCGGGCTGGGCGTTCGACCAGTTCGGCGCCGCCCCCTTGCTGCTGATTCCGGCGGTGGGCTTGCCGCTGGCGGGGTGGTGGTTTGCGAGGGAGATGAGGAAGCGTGGGGTGAGTTGA
- a CDS encoding aldo/keto reductase yields the protein MLTRVIPSTGEALPVIGCGTYVGFDRAPGTAGFDRLPGVVQALFDAGGSVIDSSPMYGKAEAAVGQVLARLGQRERAFLATKVWTSGRAAGIRQMENSLQLLGADSIDLLQVHNLLDWQNQLASLRQWKAAGRIRYLGITHYTSSAYADVEEVLRGEALDFLQVNYSLEDQGAARRLLPLAAERGVAVLVNMPFGGGRMMRRLRDKPLPSWAEEIGCKSWSQVLLKFVLGHPAVTCAIPGSGSPEHMAQNAAAGEGVIPEMSYWKDKKLP from the coding sequence ATGCTGACCCGCGTCATCCCTTCCACCGGAGAAGCGCTGCCCGTCATCGGCTGCGGCACCTACGTCGGCTTCGACCGCGCCCCGGGCACGGCCGGGTTCGATCGGCTGCCGGGCGTGGTGCAAGCCCTCTTCGACGCGGGCGGCAGCGTCATCGACAGCTCGCCCATGTACGGCAAGGCGGAGGCGGCGGTCGGCCAGGTGCTGGCGCGTCTGGGCCAGCGCGAGCGTGCCTTCCTCGCCACCAAGGTCTGGACCAGCGGCCGCGCCGCGGGCATCCGGCAGATGGAGAACTCGCTTCAGTTGCTGGGCGCGGACAGCATCGACTTGCTGCAGGTGCACAACCTGCTGGACTGGCAAAACCAGCTGGCGAGCCTGCGGCAGTGGAAGGCGGCCGGGCGCATCCGCTACCTGGGCATCACCCACTACACGTCATCTGCTTATGCGGACGTGGAAGAGGTCCTGCGCGGCGAGGCGCTGGATTTCCTGCAGGTCAACTATTCACTGGAAGACCAGGGCGCGGCCCGGCGCCTGCTGCCGCTGGCCGCCGAGCGCGGCGTGGCGGTGCTGGTGAACATGCCCTTCGGCGGCGGCCGCATGATGCGCCGGCTGCGCGACAAGCCGCTGCCTTCCTGGGCGGAGGAAATCGGCTGCAAGAGCTGGAGCCAGGTGTTGCTGAAGTTCGTGCTGGGGCATCCGGCGGTGACCTGCGCGATCCCGGGCAGCGGCAGTCCGGAGCACATGGCGCAGAACGCGGCGGCGGGGGAGGGGGTGATCCCGGAGATGTCCTATTGGAAGGACAAGAAGCTGCCCTGA
- a CDS encoding efflux RND transporter permease subunit produces the protein MSMVKLALRRPYTFIVMAMLIVLAAPLALRNMATDIFPEINIPVVSIIWSYNGLPAQEMGARVAASSERGLTTTVSDIEHIESTSLPGISIVKIFFQPNANIQSAIAQTVAAVQTQVRQMPPGMLPPLVIKYSASSIPVVQLALSSSTLPEQSVFDSAVNQLRPRLVTIPGAAIPFPYGGKVKVISVDLDTQALQARGMAPADVVNAISAQNLILPSGTAKLGETEYTVRMNGSPDAIAGLNDLPVRTTNGATTYLRDVANVRDGFNPQTNVVRQDGQRGVLLSVLKNGGASTLDIVNGIRDMLPQVAATLPPDIKIATLFDQSIFVKAAVKGVVSEALIAAALTAAMVLLFLGNWRSTLIIALTIPLSILAAILVLFALGETLNIMTLGGLALSVGILVDQAIVTIENIERHLHLGKPLVEAIEVGAGEIGVPAFVSTLCICIVFVPMFFLSGVARYLFVPLAEAVVFAMIASYFLSRSLVPTLVMLLMGNAHKPGGKPSALQRVYLAFDAQFEHLRRAYALALSSLLVHRRRFGLTFLAFCLLSCLLVPVLGRDFFPTVDAGQIRLHMRTATGTRIEETAQIADKVEQAIRQVIPKEELETVLDNLGIPNSGINLSYSNAGTIGTLDGEILLSLREGHQPTEHWVTLLRSELPKRFPGVEFFFQPADIVTQILNFGLPAAIDVQFTGNDVEGNAALAAELTKEIRKIPGAVDAHVHQRLDGPALNLQMDRTRLQAMGISPQNVGQNVLIALSGTAQTSPSYWLNPNNGVVYSIVVQSPQYQVDSIDSLLSIPVVGGGSGSVQQQQQLLGNLVEAQRTRQLPIVSRYNISPSLDVYVSVQGTDLASVATEVRKAIQKIEPKLKRGNQVVLRGQVQTMQSSFAGLGLGLAMAIVLVYLLVVVNFQSWIDAAIIIMALPAALAGIAWMLFITGTTLSVPALTGAIMTMGVATANSILVVAFARQQREAGSTPLAAALEAGATRIRPVLMTALAMIIGMIPMALGLGEGGEQNAPLGRAVIGGLLFATVSTLLFVPVLYAGVHQRLAQRAARRHPPSLPQDALPQEG, from the coding sequence ATGTCCATGGTCAAGCTGGCGCTGAGGCGCCCGTACACGTTCATCGTGATGGCGATGCTGATCGTCCTGGCCGCGCCGCTGGCGCTGCGCAACATGGCGACCGACATCTTCCCCGAGATCAACATCCCGGTGGTCTCCATCATCTGGAGCTACAACGGCCTGCCGGCCCAGGAGATGGGCGCCCGGGTCGCCGCCTCCAGCGAGCGCGGGCTGACCACCACGGTCAGCGACATCGAGCACATCGAGTCGACCTCGTTGCCCGGCATCTCGATCGTCAAGATCTTCTTCCAGCCCAACGCCAACATCCAGTCGGCCATCGCCCAGACCGTGGCCGCGGTGCAGACGCAGGTGCGCCAGATGCCGCCCGGCATGCTGCCGCCGCTGGTGATCAAGTATTCTGCCTCCAGCATCCCGGTGGTGCAGCTGGCCCTCTCCAGCAGCACGCTGCCGGAGCAGTCGGTGTTCGACTCCGCCGTCAACCAGCTACGCCCGCGCCTGGTCACCATTCCCGGCGCCGCCATTCCCTTCCCCTATGGCGGCAAGGTCAAGGTGATCTCGGTCGACCTGGACACCCAGGCCCTGCAGGCGCGCGGCATGGCGCCGGCCGACGTGGTCAACGCCATCAGCGCGCAGAACCTGATCCTGCCTTCCGGCACGGCCAAGCTGGGCGAGACCGAATACACGGTGCGCATGAACGGTTCGCCGGACGCCATCGCCGGCCTCAACGACCTGCCGGTGCGCACCACGAACGGCGCCACCACCTACCTGCGCGACGTGGCCAACGTGCGCGACGGCTTCAACCCGCAGACCAACGTGGTGCGGCAGGACGGCCAGCGCGGCGTGCTGCTGTCGGTGCTGAAGAACGGCGGCGCCTCCACGCTGGACATCGTCAACGGCATCCGCGACATGCTGCCGCAGGTGGCCGCCACCTTGCCGCCGGACATCAAGATCGCCACGCTGTTCGACCAGTCGATCTTCGTCAAGGCCGCGGTCAAGGGCGTGGTGTCCGAAGCGCTGATTGCCGCCGCCCTGACCGCCGCCATGGTGCTGCTGTTCCTGGGCAACTGGCGCAGCACGCTGATCATCGCCCTGACGATTCCGCTGTCCATCCTGGCGGCCATCCTGGTGCTGTTCGCGCTGGGCGAGACGCTCAACATCATGACGCTGGGCGGGCTGGCGCTCTCGGTGGGCATCCTGGTCGACCAGGCCATCGTGACCATCGAGAACATCGAGCGCCACCTGCACCTGGGCAAGCCGCTGGTGGAGGCCATCGAGGTCGGCGCCGGCGAAATCGGCGTGCCGGCTTTCGTCTCCACGCTGTGCATCTGCATCGTGTTCGTGCCGATGTTCTTCCTCTCCGGCGTGGCGCGCTACCTGTTCGTGCCGCTGGCCGAGGCGGTGGTGTTCGCGATGATCGCGTCCTACTTCCTCTCGCGTTCGCTGGTGCCCACGCTGGTGATGTTGCTGATGGGGAACGCGCACAAGCCGGGCGGCAAGCCCAGCGCGCTGCAGCGCGTGTACCTGGCCTTCGACGCGCAGTTCGAGCACCTGCGCCGCGCCTACGCGCTGGCGCTGTCCTCGCTGCTGGTGCATCGCAGGCGCTTCGGCCTCACCTTCCTGGCCTTCTGCCTGCTGTCCTGCCTGCTGGTGCCCGTGCTGGGGCGCGACTTCTTCCCCACCGTCGACGCCGGCCAGATCCGCCTGCACATGCGCACGGCCACCGGCACCCGCATCGAGGAGACGGCGCAGATCGCCGACAAGGTGGAGCAAGCCATCCGCCAGGTCATTCCCAAGGAAGAACTGGAGACGGTGCTGGACAACCTGGGCATCCCCAACTCCGGCATCAACCTGTCGTACAGCAACGCCGGCACCATCGGCACGCTGGACGGCGAGATCCTGCTGTCCTTGCGCGAAGGCCACCAGCCCACCGAGCACTGGGTGACCCTGCTGCGCAGCGAGCTGCCCAAGCGCTTCCCCGGCGTGGAGTTCTTTTTCCAGCCGGCGGACATCGTCACGCAGATCCTCAACTTCGGCCTGCCGGCGGCCATCGACGTGCAGTTCACCGGCAACGACGTCGAGGGCAACGCGGCGCTGGCGGCGGAGCTGACCAAGGAAATCCGCAAGATCCCCGGCGCGGTCGACGCCCACGTGCACCAGCGCCTGGACGGCCCGGCCCTCAACCTGCAGATGGACCGCACGCGGCTGCAGGCCATGGGCATCTCGCCGCAGAACGTGGGCCAGAACGTGCTGATCGCGCTTTCGGGCACGGCGCAGACTTCGCCTTCCTACTGGCTCAACCCGAACAACGGCGTGGTCTACAGCATCGTGGTGCAGAGCCCGCAGTACCAGGTGGACAGCATCGATTCGCTGCTGTCCATCCCGGTGGTGGGCGGCGGCTCCGGCAGCGTGCAGCAGCAGCAACAGCTGCTGGGCAACCTGGTGGAGGCGCAGCGCACGCGCCAGCTGCCCATCGTCTCGCGCTACAACATCTCGCCTTCGCTGGATGTCTACGTCAGCGTGCAGGGCACGGACCTGGCGTCCGTGGCCACGGAGGTGCGCAAGGCCATCCAGAAGATCGAGCCCAAGCTGAAGCGCGGCAACCAGGTGGTGTTGCGCGGCCAGGTGCAGACGATGCAGTCGTCCTTCGCCGGCCTCGGCCTCGGCCTGGCGATGGCCATCGTGCTGGTCTACCTGCTGGTGGTGGTGAACTTCCAGTCGTGGATCGACGCCGCGATCATCATCATGGCGCTGCCCGCCGCGCTGGCCGGCATCGCGTGGATGCTGTTCATCACTGGAACGACCTTGAGCGTGCCCGCTCTCACGGGGGCGATCATGACCATGGGCGTGGCCACAGCCAACTCGATCCTGGTGGTGGCCTTCGCGCGCCAGCAGCGCGAGGCCGGCTCCACGCCGCTGGCTGCGGCGCTGGAAGCAGGCGCCACGCGCATCCGGCCGGTGCTGATGACCGCGCTGGCGATGATCATCGGCATGATCCCCATGGCCCTGGGCCTGGGCGAGGGCGGCGAGCAGAACGCGCCGCTGGGCCGCGCCGTCATCGGCGGCCTGCTGTTTGCTACCGTCTCCACGCTGCTGTTCGTGCCGGTGCTGTACGCCGGCGTGCACCAGCGGCTCGCGCAGCGTGCTGCGCGCCGCCATCCCCCGTCGCTGCCGCAGGACGCCTTGCCGCAAGAAGGCTGA
- a CDS encoding DCC1-like thiol-disulfide oxidoreductase family protein has translation MIVVFDAQCLLCSRWVKFLLKFDRHGVFRFASIQGQAGQALLARAGLRVDGLQTLLLVDGKRTWQHTAAILRVLHALGWPWRAAWLAWIIPAPARDAAYRLLARNRYSLFGRSDTCLVPPADYAKRFLD, from the coding sequence GTGATCGTCGTCTTCGACGCCCAATGCCTGCTTTGCAGCCGATGGGTGAAGTTCCTTCTCAAGTTCGACCGCCACGGCGTGTTCCGCTTCGCGTCGATCCAGGGGCAGGCAGGCCAGGCGCTGCTGGCCCGGGCGGGACTGCGGGTCGACGGACTGCAGACGCTGCTGCTCGTCGACGGCAAGCGCACCTGGCAGCACACGGCGGCCATCCTGCGTGTGCTGCATGCGCTGGGCTGGCCGTGGCGCGCCGCATGGCTGGCATGGATCATCCCGGCGCCAGCCCGCGATGCGGCCTATCGCCTGCTGGCGCGCAACCGGTACTCGCTGTTCGGACGCTCCGACACTTGCCTGGTGCCGCCCGCGGATTATGCGAAGCGCTTCCTGGACTGA
- a CDS encoding NAD(P)H-dependent oxidoreductase, giving the protein MHILAISGSLREASINSALCRAAARLAPPALRVSVYGGLGGLPLFNPDLEAVAPPAVQAFRAAVGEADALLIASPEYAHGISGPMKNALDWLVGFEGTVGKPIALFNTSPRAHHAYESLREVLQTMSTGIVAGASPAIPLLGACITERAMLESPEVSRAIRSALEALAVHVAGSGASGPVFPLA; this is encoded by the coding sequence GTGCACATTCTCGCCATCTCCGGCAGCCTTCGCGAAGCCTCCATCAACTCGGCGCTGTGCCGGGCAGCAGCGCGCCTTGCGCCTCCTGCGCTGCGCGTCAGCGTCTATGGCGGACTGGGCGGCCTCCCGCTGTTCAATCCGGACCTCGAAGCGGTCGCGCCTCCTGCCGTCCAGGCATTCCGCGCTGCCGTTGGCGAGGCGGATGCCCTGCTGATCGCCAGCCCCGAGTACGCCCATGGAATCTCGGGACCGATGAAGAACGCCCTCGACTGGCTGGTCGGTTTCGAAGGGACCGTCGGCAAGCCCATCGCACTCTTCAACACTTCGCCGCGCGCGCATCACGCGTACGAGTCCCTGCGGGAAGTCCTGCAGACGATGTCCACCGGCATCGTCGCCGGGGCGTCGCCTGCCATTCCCTTGCTGGGCGCATGCATCACGGAGCGCGCCATGCTCGAGTCTCCCGAAGTGAGCCGCGCGATTCGGTCGGCGCTCGAAGCCCTGGCCGTTCACGTCGCAGGCAGCGGCGCGTCGGGGCCGGTCTTTCCACTGGCGTAA
- a CDS encoding formylglycine-generating enzyme family protein: MTPTGAAWRRGGSLLASIACTALAACASPPPLATNRLGMEMALVPAGEFTMGNDASVQEMARLFPGYELARLQDLADETPAHRVRITHAFYMARHEVTVGQFRRFLAASGYVPESVADGTGGYGYNAAYDPSTTKRGDAFEGRDPRYSWQNPGFAQTDAHPVVNVTWNDAVALARWLSATEKHRYRLPTEAEWEYACHAGTRTQFHSGDAPASLAAVANVFDADAAVNWPQWQAYALPAHDGFAFTAPVGQFAPNAFGLYDMHGNAWEWTADWHDDTYYARSPQDDPQGPAEGRVKVRRGGSWHTWPLYARCAYRNWNSPDTRYTLVGIRLVMEAE, translated from the coding sequence ATGACACCCACCGGAGCAGCGTGGAGGCGCGGCGGGTCGTTGCTCGCGTCCATCGCCTGCACGGCCCTCGCCGCCTGCGCGAGCCCTCCGCCGCTGGCCACCAACCGCCTCGGCATGGAGATGGCCCTCGTGCCGGCCGGCGAGTTCACGATGGGCAACGACGCCTCCGTGCAGGAGATGGCCAGGCTCTTCCCCGGCTACGAACTCGCGCGCCTGCAGGACCTGGCGGACGAAACGCCGGCCCACCGCGTGCGCATCACGCATGCCTTCTACATGGCGCGGCACGAAGTGACGGTGGGCCAGTTCCGCCGGTTCCTCGCGGCCTCGGGCTACGTGCCGGAGTCGGTGGCCGACGGCACCGGCGGCTACGGCTACAACGCCGCCTACGATCCGAGCACGACGAAGCGCGGCGACGCCTTCGAAGGCCGCGACCCGCGCTACTCCTGGCAGAACCCGGGCTTCGCGCAGACCGACGCGCATCCGGTGGTCAACGTGACGTGGAACGACGCCGTGGCCCTGGCTCGCTGGCTGAGCGCCACCGAGAAGCATCGCTACCGCCTGCCCACCGAAGCCGAGTGGGAATACGCGTGCCACGCCGGCACCCGCACGCAGTTCCACAGCGGCGACGCGCCGGCCTCACTGGCCGCGGTGGCCAACGTGTTCGACGCCGACGCCGCGGTGAACTGGCCGCAATGGCAGGCCTACGCCCTGCCTGCTCACGACGGCTTCGCCTTCACCGCACCGGTGGGCCAGTTCGCACCCAATGCCTTCGGTCTCTACGACATGCACGGCAACGCCTGGGAATGGACGGCGGACTGGCACGACGACACCTACTACGCCCGCTCGCCGCAGGACGACCCGCAGGGGCCGGCCGAAGGCCGCGTCAAGGTGCGCCGAGGCGGTTCGTGGCACACCTGGCCGCTCTATGCACGCTGCGCCTATCGCAACTGGAATTCGCCGGACACGCGCTATACCCTGGTGGGGATCCGGTTGGTGATGGAGGCGGAGTAA
- a CDS encoding 3-deoxy-7-phosphoheptulonate synthase produces the protein MNPSHPVAPEGQEEMPQSTRLDDVRIRDVRALISPALLQYEHPADDAVQAFIERARTAVAQVVHGQDPRLLVVVGPCSIHDYAQAMDYAHRLHALAGELQDDLLLVMRVYFEKPRTTVGWKGFINDPRLDGSFRINEGLRRARELLLEIAQLGLPAGTEFLDLLSPQYVSDLISWGAIGARTTESPSHRQLASGLSCPIGFKNGTDGGVQMAADALVASGAPHAFMGMTKMGVAAVFETAGNEDCHIILRGGSNGPNYSAKDVDSACAILRKSGVLERVMVDCSHANSRKDYQKQVEVAADLAQQVAGGEQRVLGLMIESHLHAGRQDLKPGVALKPGVSITDACIDWAQTEDVLRKLARASRQRRGA, from the coding sequence ATGAATCCAAGCCACCCGGTGGCCCCAGAGGGCCAGGAAGAAATGCCGCAGTCCACGCGGCTCGACGACGTCCGCATCCGCGACGTCCGCGCTCTCATTTCCCCCGCGCTGCTGCAGTACGAGCACCCGGCCGACGACGCCGTGCAGGCCTTCATCGAGCGTGCGCGCACGGCGGTGGCCCAGGTGGTGCATGGGCAGGATCCGCGGCTGCTCGTCGTGGTGGGGCCGTGTTCCATCCACGACTACGCGCAGGCGATGGACTATGCGCACCGGCTGCACGCCTTGGCGGGCGAGTTGCAGGACGACCTGCTGCTGGTGATGCGCGTCTATTTCGAGAAGCCGCGCACGACGGTCGGCTGGAAGGGCTTCATCAACGACCCGCGCCTCGACGGCAGCTTCCGTATCAACGAAGGCCTGCGGCGTGCGCGCGAGCTGCTGCTGGAGATCGCGCAGCTGGGCCTGCCGGCGGGCACCGAGTTCCTGGACCTGCTCAGCCCGCAGTACGTCTCGGACCTGATCAGCTGGGGCGCCATCGGCGCGCGCACCACGGAGAGCCCCAGCCACCGGCAACTCGCCTCGGGCCTCAGCTGCCCGATCGGCTTCAAGAACGGCACGGATGGCGGCGTGCAGATGGCCGCAGACGCGCTGGTGGCCAGCGGCGCGCCGCATGCCTTCATGGGCATGACGAAGATGGGCGTGGCGGCGGTGTTCGAGACCGCGGGCAACGAGGACTGCCACATCATCCTGCGCGGCGGCAGCAACGGGCCGAACTACTCCGCCAAGGATGTCGATTCCGCGTGCGCCATCCTGCGCAAGTCCGGCGTGCTGGAGCGCGTCATGGTCGACTGCTCGCACGCCAACTCGCGCAAGGACTACCAGAAGCAGGTGGAAGTGGCCGCGGACCTGGCGCAGCAGGTCGCCGGCGGCGAGCAGCGCGTCCTGGGCCTGATGATCGAAAGCCACCTCCACGCGGGGCGGCAGGACCTGAAGCCGGGCGTGGCGCTGAAGCCGGGCGTGTCGATCACCGACGCGTGCATCGACTGGGCGCAGACGGAAGACGTGCTGCGCAAGTTGGCGCGTGCTTCACGCCAGCGCCGCGGCGCTTGA
- a CDS encoding DUF2630 family protein yields MSDKTILEHITALVDEEHHLRKPGSPHQNDARLKQVQEELDQCWDLLRQRRARREFGDNPDAATPRDVGTVENYEG; encoded by the coding sequence ATGAGTGACAAGACGATCCTGGAACACATCACGGCGCTGGTGGACGAAGAACACCACCTGCGCAAGCCCGGCAGCCCGCACCAGAACGACGCGCGGCTGAAGCAGGTGCAGGAGGAGCTCGATCAATGCTGGGACCTGCTGCGGCAGCGGCGGGCCCGGCGGGAGTTCGGGGACAACCCGGATGCGGCGACCCCACGGGACGTGGGGACCGTCGAGAACTACGAGGGTTGA
- a CDS encoding alpha/beta fold hydrolase codes for MEQEGVAQIDWAGRPVRIEYQWVGSGGRDAPVIVFLHEGLGSVAMWRDFPAKLCEAAGARGLVYSRPGYGRSTPRLPEEKWRPDFMHRQAREVLPALLQSLGIDPARDELWLFGHSDGGSIALLYAAMFPTALQGAIVLAPHILVEDVSVTSIEQARVAYETTDLKQRLARYHDDVDSAFRGWNDIWLDPAFRAWSIEDEIAAIRCPVLAVQGLDDEYGTLEQIRGIARRVPGTQLLELPDCGHSPHKDQPQAVIAAARAFLLAHRARAN; via the coding sequence ATGGAGCAAGAAGGCGTGGCGCAGATCGATTGGGCCGGGCGGCCCGTGCGCATCGAATACCAATGGGTGGGCAGCGGTGGGCGCGATGCGCCCGTCATCGTCTTCCTGCACGAAGGGCTGGGCTCGGTCGCGATGTGGCGCGACTTTCCGGCGAAGCTTTGCGAAGCGGCCGGTGCGCGCGGCCTGGTCTACTCGCGGCCCGGCTATGGGCGCTCCACGCCGCGTTTGCCTGAAGAGAAGTGGCGGCCGGACTTCATGCACCGGCAAGCGCGCGAGGTGTTGCCCGCGCTGCTGCAGTCGTTGGGCATCGACCCTGCGCGCGACGAGCTCTGGCTGTTCGGCCACAGCGACGGCGGCTCCATCGCGCTGCTGTACGCCGCGATGTTTCCGACGGCGCTGCAAGGTGCCATCGTGCTGGCGCCGCACATCCTGGTGGAAGACGTGTCGGTCACCAGCATCGAACAGGCGCGTGTTGCCTACGAGACCACGGACCTGAAGCAGCGTCTGGCGCGTTACCACGACGACGTGGACTCCGCCTTCCGCGGCTGGAACGACATCTGGCTGGATCCGGCTTTCCGCGCGTGGTCCATCGAGGACGAGATCGCGGCGATCCGCTGCCCCGTGCTGGCCGTACAAGGCCTGGACGACGAATATGGGACACTCGAGCAGATCCGCGGCATCGCGCGGCGCGTGCCTGGCACGCAGCTGCTGGAGCTGCCGGACTGCGGCCACTCGCCGCACAAGGACCAGCCGCAGGCGGTGATCGCCGCCGCCCGGGCCTTCCTGCTTGCCCATCGCGCCCGCGCGAACTGA